A part of Candidatus Neomarinimicrobiota bacterium genomic DNA contains:
- a CDS encoding cyclase family protein, whose amino-acid sequence MLTRRMSLFSTLLLMACTVRAPFPAGELVDLSYAFDEATIFWPTEEGFVLEQGPAGMTEQGYYYAANRFRMAEHGGTHIDAPIHFSERGLTVDQIPLEQLMGPAVVVDLSAQCAANRDYQVQVVDFMQWEATHGSIPQGTIVLLRTGFGRFWPHRERYMGTAMRGPEAVPLLHFPGLHAAAAQWLVEERGMKAVGLDTPSIDYGQSTGFESHVTLFQANVPAFENLANLDRLPATGFFVVALPMKIRGGSGAPLRVVAVLPD is encoded by the coding sequence ATGTTAACTCGCCGGATGTCCTTGTTTTCGACGCTTTTGCTCATGGCTTGCACCGTTCGGGCGCCCTTCCCTGCGGGCGAGCTGGTCGATCTCTCTTACGCCTTCGATGAAGCGACGATTTTCTGGCCCACCGAGGAGGGCTTCGTTCTGGAGCAGGGTCCCGCCGGTATGACGGAGCAGGGCTATTACTACGCCGCCAACCGTTTTCGCATGGCCGAGCACGGCGGCACCCACATCGACGCCCCTATCCACTTCAGTGAACGCGGCCTCACGGTCGACCAGATCCCCCTGGAGCAGCTCATGGGGCCGGCGGTGGTCGTGGATTTGTCCGCCCAATGCGCCGCCAATCGGGACTACCAGGTTCAGGTGGTCGATTTCATGCAATGGGAAGCGACCCATGGCTCCATTCCTCAAGGCACTATCGTTCTGTTGCGCACCGGCTTTGGCCGGTTCTGGCCCCATCGAGAACGCTACATGGGAACTGCCATGAGGGGGCCGGAGGCTGTGCCCCTGCTCCATTTTCCCGGCTTACATGCCGCCGCCGCACAGTGGCTGGTGGAAGAGCGGGGGATGAAGGCCGTGGGTCTGGATACGCCCAGCATCGACTACGGCCAGTCCACCGGCTTTGAGAGCCACGTGACCCTGTTTCAGGCCAACGTGCCGGCCTTTGAGAACCTGGCCAACCTGGACCGGCTACCCGCCACGGGGTTCTTTGTCGTGGCGCTCCCTATGAAGATTCGGGGCGGCAGCGGCGCGCCTCTGCGCGTGGTGGCCGTGCTGCCGGACTGA